One part of the Streptomyces sp. NBC_00286 genome encodes these proteins:
- a CDS encoding MMPL family transporter has product MARWCYRHRLVVLLLWVGALFGVGFAGSAAGTDYANSFSLPNTDSTRAYDLMEKAFPQSSGDTDTVVWKVDDGTVRDESVRSRIEPALEEIGRMEGVGEVSSPYAAQGAAQISENGRIAYAQVTFTEQANSVPKELVEDVVDTAQNAERAGLQVELGGQAITRVQEPPTGIAELVGIVAAAVVLFVAFGSFFSMLLPLVVAIAALGTGLMATSLLSHVTDVPEVAPLLGSLIGLGVGIDYALFIVTRHRKGILRGMKPEEAAVTALNTSGRAVLFAGGTVCIALAGMLVMNMRFLDGVVIATSLTVVLSVLAATTLLPALLGLLGMRVLSRRQRRRLAAAGPESEEASGLAARWSAFVERRPRAVAVTALVAMVILALPVLSLRLGATDQGNHQESTTTRQAYDLLAEGFGPGFNGPLQVVAERGDTDALVTAIRETEGVAQVAAAPPAQGITVIQVVPTTSPQSEQTDQLIDRLREDAIPESGTEAHVGGVTAIFKDFASVTGERLPYFIAAIITLGFLLLLVAFRSLVVPLTAALMNLIAAAASFGVLVAIFQWGWGTELLGVGKEGPITAFLPVIMLSLLFGLSMDYQVFLVSRMHEEWVHTKDNARAVRVGLAETSRVINCAALIMICVFSAFVLSGDMEGAMAGIGLAAAVALDAFILRTALVPAAMHLLGNSNWWLPDWLEKRLPHLAVEPREEAVEVGGATGAVENVPHARVPDDEAHSTVVHGFVRGADGEPVEGAVLTLHSQGGGLRLDRVTSLADGSYIVSVPGPGSYLLSAMAAGHAALARHVTVGDGALVYDVELAEDEVDAVN; this is encoded by the coding sequence TTGGCTCGGTGGTGCTATCGGCACCGGCTGGTGGTCCTGTTGCTGTGGGTGGGGGCCTTGTTCGGCGTGGGCTTCGCGGGTTCCGCCGCGGGCACGGACTACGCGAACAGCTTCTCCCTCCCGAACACGGACTCCACACGCGCGTACGACCTGATGGAGAAGGCCTTCCCGCAGAGTTCGGGCGACACCGACACGGTGGTGTGGAAGGTCGATGACGGGACGGTACGGGACGAGTCCGTACGCTCCCGGATCGAGCCCGCGCTCGAGGAGATCGGGCGCATGGAGGGCGTCGGCGAGGTCAGCAGCCCGTACGCCGCCCAGGGCGCCGCACAGATCAGTGAGAACGGGCGCATCGCCTACGCCCAGGTGACCTTCACCGAGCAGGCGAACAGCGTGCCCAAGGAACTCGTCGAGGACGTCGTCGACACGGCGCAGAACGCCGAACGCGCCGGTCTCCAGGTGGAGCTGGGCGGTCAGGCGATCACCCGCGTCCAGGAGCCGCCCACCGGCATCGCCGAGCTGGTCGGCATCGTGGCCGCGGCCGTGGTCCTCTTCGTCGCCTTCGGCTCGTTCTTCTCGATGCTGCTGCCGCTCGTCGTCGCGATCGCGGCGCTCGGCACCGGGCTGATGGCGACCTCGCTGCTCAGCCATGTCACCGACGTACCCGAAGTCGCGCCGCTGCTCGGCTCGTTGATCGGCCTCGGCGTCGGCATCGACTACGCGCTGTTCATCGTGACGCGGCACCGGAAGGGCATCCTGCGCGGGATGAAACCCGAGGAGGCGGCCGTCACGGCCCTCAACACCTCGGGCCGGGCGGTGCTGTTCGCGGGCGGCACGGTGTGCATCGCGCTGGCCGGAATGCTGGTGATGAACATGCGCTTCCTGGACGGCGTGGTCATCGCGACCTCGCTGACGGTCGTCCTGAGCGTCCTGGCCGCGACGACCCTGCTGCCCGCGCTCCTGGGACTGCTCGGTATGCGTGTCCTCAGCCGCAGGCAGCGGCGCCGGCTCGCCGCCGCGGGACCGGAGTCCGAGGAGGCCAGCGGCCTCGCCGCACGCTGGTCCGCGTTCGTCGAGCGGCGCCCGCGCGCGGTCGCCGTCACGGCACTGGTCGCGATGGTGATCCTCGCGCTGCCCGTCCTGTCGCTTCGGCTCGGCGCCACCGACCAGGGCAACCACCAGGAGTCGACGACCACACGACAGGCGTACGACCTGCTCGCCGAGGGCTTCGGGCCCGGCTTCAACGGCCCGCTCCAGGTGGTCGCGGAACGCGGCGACACGGACGCGCTCGTCACGGCGATCCGCGAGACGGAGGGTGTCGCGCAGGTCGCCGCCGCGCCGCCCGCCCAGGGCATCACGGTGATCCAGGTCGTGCCGACCACGTCACCGCAGTCCGAGCAGACGGACCAGCTGATCGACCGGCTGCGGGAAGATGCGATCCCGGAGTCCGGGACCGAGGCCCATGTGGGCGGAGTGACCGCCATCTTCAAGGACTTCGCGTCGGTGACCGGCGAGCGGCTGCCGTACTTCATCGCGGCGATCATCACGCTCGGTTTCCTGCTCCTCCTTGTGGCCTTCCGCTCTCTGGTGGTGCCGCTGACGGCCGCCCTGATGAACCTGATCGCGGCGGCAGCGTCCTTCGGTGTGCTGGTGGCGATCTTCCAGTGGGGCTGGGGTACCGAACTCCTCGGCGTCGGCAAGGAGGGGCCGATCACCGCCTTCCTGCCGGTCATCATGCTGTCGCTGCTCTTCGGGTTGTCGATGGACTACCAGGTGTTCCTGGTGAGCCGTATGCACGAGGAGTGGGTGCACACCAAGGACAACGCGCGGGCGGTCCGGGTCGGCCTCGCCGAGACCAGCCGGGTCATCAACTGCGCCGCCCTGATCATGATCTGCGTCTTCTCGGCCTTCGTGCTCAGCGGTGACATGGAGGGCGCGATGGCGGGCATCGGGCTGGCCGCGGCGGTCGCGCTCGACGCGTTCATCCTGCGTACGGCACTGGTGCCGGCCGCGATGCACCTCCTGGGGAACTCCAACTGGTGGCTGCCGGACTGGCTGGAGAAGCGGCTGCCGCACCTTGCGGTGGAGCCGCGGGAGGAGGCAGTCGAGGTCGGCGGGGCCACTGGGGCTGTCGAAAACGTGCCCCACGCGCGCGTGCCCGACGACGAGGCGCACTCCACCGTGGTCCACGGCTTCGTGCGCGGCGCTGACGGGGAGCCGGTCGAGGGCGCCGTACTGACCCTGCACTCCCAGGGTGGTGGCCTCCGGCTGGACCGGGTGACGTCCCTGGCCGACGGCTCGTACATCGTCTCGGTGCCCGGGCCGGGTTCGTACCTCCTGTCGGCCATGGCTGCCGGGCATGCCGCGCTGGCCCGCCATGTGACGGTGGGAGACGGTGCGCTGGTGTACGACGTGGAGCTGGCGGAGGACGAGGTGGACGCGGTGAACTGA
- a CDS encoding metallophosphoesterase has translation MVIVFVLVILVVLALFGVMHWYMWRRLVRDTTTGPGLARRAGAAVFISGPLLFVAAMTAERGGAPFWLQQVLGWPGFLWLAIVLYLLLALLVGEAARPLVRRLVERRSAPETSEAPDVVGEREPVAVAAPDAVVEAGAGQPGSGPTAPVSVGEGDGEAEGASDGGSGAAGTPDATTSGAAVSGPSRRLFVSRVVGGAAAAAALGTVGYGTYGVLRGPKVKRVTVPLAKLPRSAHGFRIAVVSDVHLGPVLGPGFCQRVVDTVNSTQPDLIAVVGDLVDGSVKDLGPAAAPLAQLKARHGSYFVTGNHEYFSGVEQWVEHVRELGITPMENVRTELRGFDLAGVNDVSGEDEGQGPDFEKALGDRDRARACVLLAHQPVQIHDAVDHGVDLQLSGHSHGGQLWPGNFVAALANPTVAGLERYGDTQLYVSRGAGAWGPPTRVGAPSDITVVELASRQA, from the coding sequence GTGGTCATCGTCTTTGTGCTCGTCATTCTGGTGGTGCTGGCCCTCTTCGGCGTCATGCACTGGTACATGTGGCGCCGTCTGGTGCGCGACACGACTACCGGGCCGGGGCTCGCCCGGCGCGCGGGCGCGGCCGTGTTCATCTCCGGTCCGCTGCTCTTCGTCGCGGCGATGACCGCCGAGCGGGGCGGGGCTCCGTTCTGGCTCCAACAGGTGCTGGGCTGGCCGGGGTTCCTGTGGCTTGCGATCGTGCTCTATCTCCTGCTCGCGTTGCTCGTGGGAGAGGCCGCACGGCCCCTCGTACGGCGGCTTGTCGAGCGGCGTTCAGCGCCCGAGACATCTGAGGCACCGGACGTGGTGGGCGAGCGCGAGCCGGTGGCGGTCGCCGCGCCCGATGCCGTGGTGGAGGCGGGCGCGGGGCAGCCCGGCTCCGGACCGACGGCGCCCGTTTCCGTTGGAGAGGGTGACGGCGAGGCTGAGGGCGCTTCTGACGGCGGTTCGGGTGCCGCGGGCACGCCCGATGCCACCACGTCCGGAGCGGCGGTCAGCGGGCCCTCCCGGCGTCTCTTCGTCTCCCGTGTGGTCGGTGGCGCCGCTGCCGCCGCCGCGTTGGGGACGGTCGGATACGGGACGTACGGCGTGCTGCGCGGGCCGAAGGTGAAGCGGGTGACCGTGCCGCTGGCCAAACTGCCGCGCAGCGCGCACGGGTTCCGGATCGCCGTGGTCAGTGACGTACACCTGGGGCCGGTGCTCGGGCCCGGGTTCTGCCAGCGGGTCGTCGACACCGTCAACTCGACGCAGCCCGACCTCATCGCGGTCGTGGGCGATCTCGTCGACGGCTCCGTGAAGGACCTCGGGCCCGCCGCCGCGCCGCTCGCCCAGCTGAAGGCGCGGCACGGCTCGTACTTCGTCACCGGCAATCACGAGTACTTCTCCGGTGTCGAGCAGTGGGTCGAGCACGTACGCGAACTGGGGATCACGCCGATGGAGAACGTGCGCACGGAGCTGCGCGGCTTCGACCTCGCCGGTGTCAACGACGTGTCGGGTGAGGACGAGGGGCAGGGGCCCGACTTCGAGAAGGCGCTCGGCGACCGCGACCGGGCACGCGCGTGCGTGCTGCTCGCCCATCAGCCGGTGCAGATCCACGACGCCGTGGACCACGGTGTGGACCTCCAGCTCTCCGGCCACTCACACGGCGGCCAGCTCTGGCCCGGCAACTTCGTCGCGGCACTCGCCAACCCGACCGTCGCGGGCCTGGAACGCTACGGCGACACGCAGTTGTACGTCTCCCGGGGCGCCGGCGCATGGGGGCCGCCGACACGGGTGGGCGCGCCGTCGGACATCACGGTCGTGGAACTGGCGTCCAGGCAGGCGTAA
- a CDS encoding TetR/AcrR family transcriptional regulator: protein MPAAKDSTSADGSAGSQEPRPSRTPAKSEQTRALILETAMRLFRERGYDKTTMRAIAKEAGVSVGNAYYYFAGKEHLIQGFYDRIGAEHQVAVRAILESETGLEARFAGILKAWLDVAEPYHEFAVQFFKNAADPDSPLSPFSPESEHARVQAIGVCREVLSGSKAKVPAELRDILPELLWLSQMGLVLYWVFDRTEGRERSYRLAERGARLTALGISLARFRTLRPLVREVHELFTDFLPGMTNALPDPKNPKKKPAQDTTKRPNP from the coding sequence GTGCCAGCAGCGAAAGACAGTACGAGTGCGGATGGGTCCGCGGGCTCACAGGAACCGCGCCCATCCCGTACGCCCGCCAAGAGCGAGCAGACGCGTGCCCTCATCCTCGAGACGGCGATGCGGCTGTTCCGGGAGCGGGGTTACGACAAGACGACGATGCGGGCCATCGCCAAGGAGGCCGGGGTCTCCGTCGGGAACGCGTACTACTACTTCGCCGGCAAGGAGCATCTGATCCAGGGCTTCTACGACCGGATCGGCGCCGAACACCAGGTGGCGGTCCGGGCGATCCTGGAGAGTGAGACGGGGCTGGAGGCCCGGTTCGCCGGGATTCTCAAGGCGTGGCTGGACGTGGCCGAGCCGTACCACGAGTTCGCGGTGCAGTTCTTCAAGAACGCCGCCGACCCCGACAGCCCGCTCAGCCCCTTCTCCCCGGAGTCGGAGCACGCGCGCGTGCAGGCGATCGGCGTCTGCCGAGAGGTACTGAGCGGCTCCAAGGCCAAGGTTCCGGCCGAACTGCGGGACATCCTCCCCGAGTTGCTGTGGCTCTCCCAGATGGGGCTCGTCCTGTACTGGGTCTTCGACCGCACCGAAGGCCGCGAACGCAGCTACCGTCTCGCCGAACGCGGCGCCCGCCTCACCGCCCTGGGCATCTCCCTGGCCCGCTTCCGCACCCTGCGGCCCCTGGTCCGCGAGGTGCACGAACTGTTCACGGACTTCCTGCCGGGCATGACGAACGCACTGCCCGATCCGAAGAATCCGAAGAAGAAGCCCGCCCAGGACACGACGAAGAGGCCCAATCCGTAA
- a CDS encoding sensor histidine kinase — MTIRRRCGRGIHSLRGQLTLANVALLALGIVVATVVSLMAMRTYLLDSVDTQLMATRESIGDSKLTLKQVDSLSALAAVRARVSPTPSDKDADADSWVQDGIFVAVDDQGRPTPIGPFQPTEIQRALAAAVDDPAALTVDEEAHDLKLDDTPYRVTAAPLADGTTVLMARSTGSVHEVIRKAVALDFFVGALLLALLCVLTMLSVRRRMRPLEDMVETSSAIAEGDLTRRVPSSRHPTEEVEQLRLALNSMLHQVESAYRTRERSAAQLRRFVADASHELRTPLSAIRGYLQLYDKGMLRDPEQRKRAWDRMNGEADRMGRLVDELLTLARLDQQPELRFKNVDLSRLVRDAAEDLRAQQPDRPVKVDADGALLVQADESGLRQVLGNLVGNVRTHTPADIPATLALERQDGTVRLRVADEGPGLAEEDAARIFDRFFRAGGGAGSGLGMAIVQGVVTAHGGEVAVRTAPGKGLAVTVTLPGRTRGDGSLGG; from the coding sequence ATGACGATCCGGCGCCGTTGTGGCAGGGGCATCCACTCGCTGCGCGGCCAGCTGACGCTGGCGAACGTGGCGTTGCTGGCACTGGGCATCGTCGTGGCGACCGTAGTGAGCCTGATGGCCATGCGGACCTACCTGCTGGACAGCGTCGATACGCAACTGATGGCGACCCGCGAATCGATCGGTGACTCCAAACTCACGCTCAAACAGGTCGACTCGCTGAGCGCCCTGGCCGCCGTACGCGCCCGGGTCTCGCCCACACCCTCCGACAAGGACGCGGACGCCGACTCGTGGGTGCAGGACGGCATCTTCGTAGCGGTGGACGATCAAGGACGTCCCACGCCCATCGGCCCCTTCCAGCCCACCGAAATCCAGCGCGCGCTCGCCGCAGCGGTGGACGATCCGGCCGCCCTCACCGTCGACGAGGAGGCGCACGACCTCAAACTGGACGACACCCCCTACCGGGTCACCGCCGCGCCCCTCGCCGACGGCACCACGGTGCTGATGGCCAGGTCGACCGGCTCCGTGCACGAGGTGATCCGCAAGGCGGTCGCACTCGACTTCTTCGTGGGCGCCCTGCTGCTCGCGCTGCTCTGCGTGCTGACGATGCTCAGTGTGCGGCGCCGGATGCGGCCCCTGGAGGACATGGTGGAGACCTCGTCGGCGATAGCCGAGGGGGATCTGACCCGCCGGGTGCCCTCCAGCCGGCATCCCACCGAGGAGGTCGAGCAGTTGCGGCTCGCCCTCAACTCGATGCTGCACCAGGTCGAGTCCGCGTACCGCACGCGCGAGCGCAGTGCGGCCCAGTTGCGCCGTTTCGTCGCGGACGCCTCGCACGAGCTGCGTACGCCGCTGTCGGCGATCCGCGGCTATCTCCAGCTGTACGACAAGGGGATGCTGCGCGATCCGGAGCAGCGCAAACGGGCCTGGGACCGGATGAACGGCGAGGCCGACCGTATGGGCCGCCTCGTCGACGAGCTGCTCACCCTGGCGCGCCTGGACCAGCAGCCCGAACTGCGCTTCAAGAACGTCGACTTGAGCCGTCTCGTGCGCGACGCCGCCGAGGACTTGCGGGCCCAGCAGCCCGACCGGCCGGTGAAGGTGGACGCCGACGGCGCCCTGCTCGTCCAGGCCGACGAGTCAGGCCTGCGGCAGGTCCTCGGCAACCTCGTCGGCAACGTACGCACGCACACGCCCGCCGACATACCGGCCACCCTCGCTCTGGAACGCCAGGACGGGACCGTACGACTGCGTGTCGCGGACGAGGGACCGGGGCTGGCGGAGGAGGACGCGGCGCGGATCTTCGACCGGTTCTTCCGGGCGGGCGGCGGCGCGGGCAGCGGCCTGGGCATGGCGATCGTGCAGGGCGTGGTGACCGCACACGGGGGCGAGGTCGCGGTACGGACGGCTCCGGGCAAGGGGCTGGCGGTGACGGTGACACTGCCGGGCCGGACACGCGGCGATGGCTCATTGGGTGGCTGA
- a CDS encoding SCO4848 family membrane protein gives MKLSRPVSWFLLAFGVWSWVIWITFVKNLVADGSGLAFEDGEPTGYFWVHLTLAVISFVLGTVVGFIGLRGVRAIHRTS, from the coding sequence ATGAAGCTCAGCCGTCCCGTCTCCTGGTTCCTGCTCGCCTTCGGGGTGTGGAGCTGGGTCATCTGGATCACTTTCGTCAAGAACCTGGTGGCGGACGGGAGTGGGCTCGCCTTCGAAGACGGCGAGCCGACCGGGTACTTCTGGGTGCATCTGACGCTCGCCGTTATCTCCTTTGTCCTTGGGACGGTCGTCGGGTTCATCGGGTTGCGCGGAGTTCGCGCCATTCACCGCACGTCATAA
- a CDS encoding succinate dehydrogenase hydrophobic membrane anchor subunit — MSTTEKSAASGIGPVEGAGELAYSVDNPAPYIEAPRQRTKKTPKSTRGNFEMAAWLFMRLSGIVLVVLVIGHLLIQLVLDGGVSKIGFAFVAGRWASPWWQTWDLLMLWLAMLHGANGLRTVINDYAERPNTRLWLKGLLYTATVFTILLGTLVIFTFDPNIR; from the coding sequence ATGTCCACTACTGAGAAGAGCGCCGCCTCCGGCATCGGCCCCGTCGAAGGCGCGGGCGAGCTGGCGTACAGCGTCGACAACCCGGCGCCGTACATCGAGGCCCCGCGGCAGCGCACCAAGAAGACCCCCAAGTCGACCCGTGGCAACTTCGAGATGGCCGCATGGCTGTTCATGCGGCTGTCCGGCATCGTCCTGGTCGTCCTGGTCATCGGCCACCTGCTGATCCAGCTCGTCCTCGACGGCGGCGTCTCCAAGATCGGCTTCGCCTTCGTGGCCGGCCGCTGGGCCTCGCCCTGGTGGCAGACCTGGGACCTGCTGATGCTGTGGCTGGCGATGCTGCACGGCGCCAACGGTCTGCGTACGGTCATCAACGACTACGCGGAGCGGCCGAACACCCGGCTGTGGCTCAAGGGCCTGCTCTACACCGCCACGGTGTTCACCATCCTGCTGGGCACGCTGGTGATCTTCACCTTCGACCCGAACATCCGCTAG
- the sdhA gene encoding succinate dehydrogenase flavoprotein subunit, which produces MKIHKYDTVIVGAGGAGMRAAIESTKRSRTAVLTKLYPTRSHTGAAQGGMAAALANVEEDNWEWHTFDTVKGGDYLVDQDAAEILAKEAIDSVLDLEKMGLPFNRTPNGTIDQRRFGGHSRNHGEAPVRRSCYAADRTGHMILQTLYQNCVKEGVEFFNEFYVLDQLITEVDGIKKSAGVVAYELATGEIHIFQAKAVVYASGGCGKFFKVTSNAHTLTGDGQAAVYRRGIPLEDMEFFQFHPTGIWRMGILLTEGARGEGGILRNKDGERFMEKYAPVMKDLASRDVVSRSIYTEIREGRGCGPEGDHVYLDLTHLPPEQLDAKLPDITEFARTYLGIEPYTDPIPIQPTAHYAMGGIPTNVEGEVLLDNTTVVPGLYAAGEVACVSVHGANRLGTNSLLDINVFGKRAGIAAADYSQKAEFVELPENPAEFVIGQVEMLRDSTGTERVSELRRELQETMDANVMVFRTEQTIKTAVEKLAELRARFKNVSVQDKGKRFNTDLLEAIELGNLLDLAEVMAVSALARKESRGGHYREDYPNRDDVNFMRHTMAYRAVGDDGTESIRLDYKPVVQTRYQPMERKY; this is translated from the coding sequence GTGAAGATTCACAAGTACGACACCGTCATTGTCGGCGCGGGTGGCGCCGGCATGCGCGCCGCCATCGAGTCGACGAAGCGCAGCCGGACCGCGGTGCTGACCAAGCTCTACCCGACCCGCTCCCACACCGGCGCCGCGCAGGGCGGTATGGCCGCCGCGCTGGCGAACGTGGAGGAGGACAACTGGGAGTGGCACACCTTCGACACGGTCAAGGGCGGTGACTACCTGGTCGACCAGGACGCCGCCGAGATCCTGGCGAAGGAGGCCATCGACTCGGTCCTCGACCTGGAGAAGATGGGCCTGCCGTTCAACCGCACCCCGAACGGCACGATCGACCAGCGCCGCTTCGGCGGTCACAGCCGCAACCACGGCGAGGCCCCGGTCCGCCGGTCCTGCTACGCGGCCGACCGCACCGGCCACATGATCCTCCAGACGCTGTACCAGAACTGCGTGAAGGAGGGCGTGGAGTTCTTCAACGAGTTCTACGTCCTGGACCAGCTGATCACCGAGGTCGACGGCATCAAGAAGTCGGCGGGCGTGGTCGCGTACGAGCTGGCGACCGGCGAGATCCACATCTTCCAGGCGAAGGCCGTGGTCTACGCGTCCGGCGGCTGCGGCAAGTTCTTCAAGGTGACGTCGAACGCGCACACGCTGACCGGTGACGGCCAGGCCGCCGTGTACCGGCGGGGCATCCCGCTGGAGGACATGGAGTTCTTCCAGTTCCACCCGACCGGCATCTGGCGCATGGGCATCCTGCTGACGGAGGGCGCCCGCGGTGAGGGCGGCATCCTCCGCAACAAGGACGGCGAGCGCTTCATGGAGAAGTACGCGCCGGTCATGAAGGACCTCGCCTCGCGTGACGTCGTCTCGCGGTCCATCTACACGGAGATCCGCGAGGGCCGTGGCTGCGGCCCCGAGGGCGACCATGTCTACCTCGACCTCACGCACCTCCCGCCGGAGCAGCTGGACGCCAAGCTGCCGGACATCACCGAGTTCGCCCGTACGTACCTGGGCATCGAGCCGTACACCGACCCGATCCCGATCCAGCCCACCGCGCACTACGCGATGGGCGGCATCCCGACGAACGTCGAGGGTGAGGTGCTGCTCGACAACACCACGGTCGTGCCGGGTCTGTACGCGGCCGGCGAGGTCGCCTGTGTGTCGGTGCACGGCGCGAACCGGCTGGGCACCAACTCGCTGCTCGACATCAACGTGTTCGGCAAGCGGGCCGGGATCGCCGCGGCGGACTACTCCCAGAAGGCCGAGTTCGTCGAACTGCCGGAGAACCCGGCGGAGTTCGTGATCGGCCAGGTCGAGATGCTGCGCGACTCGACCGGCACCGAGCGGGTGTCCGAGCTGCGCCGCGAGCTCCAGGAGACGATGGACGCCAACGTGATGGTGTTCCGTACGGAGCAGACCATCAAGACGGCGGTCGAGAAGCTCGCCGAGCTGCGTGCCCGCTTCAAGAACGTCTCGGTCCAGGACAAGGGCAAGCGGTTCAACACCGACCTCCTGGAGGCCATCGAGCTGGGCAACCTGCTCGACCTCGCCGAGGTCATGGCCGTCTCCGCGCTGGCCCGCAAGGAGTCGCGCGGCGGTCACTACCGCGAGGACTACCCGAATCGCGACGACGTCAACTTCATGCGCCACACCATGGCGTACCGCGCGGTGGGCGACGACGGCACCGAGTCGATCCGGCTCGACTACAAGCCGGTCGTCCAGACCCGCTACCAGCCGATGGAGCGTAAGTACTGA
- the sdhC gene encoding succinate dehydrogenase, cytochrome b556 subunit translates to MPAGTLYRGREGMWSWVAHRVTGVLIFFFLFVHVLDTALVRVSPEDYDNVVATYKTPIVALLEYGLVAAILFHALNGLRVIAVDFWSKGPRYQKQMLWTVMGIWVVLMIGALYPVLGHAVREVFGS, encoded by the coding sequence GTGCCGGCTGGAACGCTGTACCGCGGCCGGGAAGGAATGTGGTCCTGGGTGGCTCATCGAGTCACCGGCGTCCTCATCTTCTTCTTCCTGTTCGTCCACGTGCTGGACACCGCTCTCGTCCGTGTCTCCCCCGAGGACTACGACAACGTCGTAGCCACCTACAAGACGCCGATCGTCGCGCTGCTGGAGTACGGCCTCGTCGCCGCGATCCTCTTTCACGCGCTCAACGGTCTGCGGGTCATCGCCGTCGACTTCTGGTCCAAGGGCCCGCGCTACCAGAAGCAGATGCTCTGGACGGTCATGGGTATCTGGGTCGTGCTGATGATCGGGGCGCTGTACCCGGTTCTCGGCCACGCCGTTCGCGAAGTCTTCGGGAGCTGA
- a CDS encoding succinate dehydrogenase iron-sulfur subunit, which translates to MATPTLDKEDAKPEPGFADSPYITVTFRIRRFNSEVSAEATWEDFQVEIDPKERVLDALHKIKWDMDGTLTFRRSCAHGICGSDAMRINGKNRLACKTLIKDISPEKPITVEPIKGLTVLKDLVVDMEPFFQAFRDVMPFLITKDTNEPTRERLQSAEDRERFDDTTKCILCAACTSSCPVFWNDGQYFGPAAIVNAHRFIFDSRDEAGEQRLEILNDKDGVWRCRTTFNCTDACPRGIEVTKAIQEVKRALITRRY; encoded by the coding sequence ATGGCAACCCCGACCCTCGACAAGGAAGACGCCAAGCCTGAGCCGGGCTTCGCCGACTCCCCGTACATCACGGTCACCTTCCGGATCCGCCGCTTCAACTCGGAGGTCTCCGCGGAGGCGACCTGGGAGGACTTCCAGGTCGAGATCGACCCCAAGGAGCGCGTCCTCGACGCGCTGCACAAGATCAAGTGGGACATGGACGGAACGCTGACGTTCCGCCGCTCCTGTGCGCACGGCATCTGCGGTTCGGACGCCATGCGGATCAACGGCAAGAACCGGCTCGCGTGCAAGACCCTGATCAAGGACATCAGCCCCGAGAAGCCGATCACGGTGGAGCCCATCAAGGGGCTTACGGTCCTGAAGGACCTCGTGGTCGACATGGAGCCGTTCTTCCAGGCGTTCCGCGATGTGATGCCCTTCCTGATCACGAAGGACACCAACGAGCCGACACGTGAGCGTCTGCAGTCCGCCGAGGACCGTGAGCGCTTCGACGACACGACGAAGTGCATCCTGTGCGCCGCTTGCACGTCCTCGTGCCCGGTGTTCTGGAACGACGGCCAGTACTTCGGCCCGGCCGCGATCGTGAACGCCCACCGCTTCATCTTCGACAGCCGTGACGAGGCGGGCGAACAGCGCCTGGAGATCCTCAACGACAAGGACGGCGTGTGGCGTTGCCGTACGACGTTCAACTGCACGGACGCCTGTCCGCGCGGTATCGAGGTCACGAAGGCGATCCAGGAAGTGAAGCGGGCGCTGATCACGCGCCGGTACTGA
- a CDS encoding response regulator transcription factor, protein MSAYDGATVLVVEDEPSIADVLAIALRYHRFEVMTAGTVRQALSLAERTRPDAALLDVMLPDGDGRALGRELRERQPELALVFLTARDAPAEIVGALGFGDDYITKPFNIDEVVARITAVLRRTRPADVLPQRPPLCYGDLELDETTYSVHRAGRSVELTPTEYALLRFLVRNEGRIVPKDQLLRHVWQYEHSAESTVVETYISYLRRKLDVLGAPVITTRRGVGYGLA, encoded by the coding sequence ATGAGCGCGTACGACGGAGCGACCGTCCTGGTCGTCGAGGACGAGCCGAGCATCGCCGACGTCCTGGCCATCGCCCTGCGCTACCACCGCTTCGAGGTGATGACGGCGGGCACCGTCCGCCAGGCCCTCAGCCTCGCGGAGCGCACGCGCCCCGACGCCGCACTCCTCGATGTGATGCTGCCGGACGGCGACGGCCGGGCGCTGGGCCGCGAACTGCGAGAGCGCCAGCCCGAACTGGCGCTGGTGTTCCTGACGGCGCGGGACGCGCCCGCGGAGATCGTCGGCGCGCTCGGCTTCGGCGACGACTACATCACCAAGCCGTTCAACATCGACGAGGTCGTCGCCCGGATCACCGCGGTCCTGCGCCGCACCCGCCCCGCCGACGTCCTGCCCCAGCGCCCGCCGCTGTGCTACGGCGACCTGGAGCTGGACGAGACGACGTACTCCGTGCACCGCGCGGGCCGCTCGGTGGAGCTCACCCCGACCGAGTACGCACTGCTGCGCTTCCTGGTGCGCAACGAGGGGCGGATCGTACCCAAGGACCAACTCCTGCGCCACGTCTGGCAGTACGAGCACTCGGCCGAGTCGACCGTCGTGGAGACGTACATCAGCTATCTGCGGCGCAAGCTCGACGTCCTCGGCGCTCCCGTGATCACGACCCGCCGGGGCGTGGGATATGGGCTCGCATGA